TAGACTATTCTGAGCTCCAGTTTTAAGACCTTTGGTATACGTGTACAGAGCACAATTAATTTAAACTATGACTGTTCTAAATAGCCTATAAATGACCTATATATAGCCTATAATGATttgattaaaaatataaaaatcagACATCTCTTTTGTATATCTCATTTGTGATTTACAGTACACAGAGCAAAAAGTTGTTGAATAAATAATAACAATTATGCGTATTCACAACAGTGATGAGTACATTTAAGTCCAAGCATGTGGTCTCACATTTTCAACATTCTATctgttacattaaaaaaaaagttCAACTTCTGTTATACTGTGACATTCATCACATTCAAAGCACTGCTACACTAGCTGCATATTTCTTGACAGGCATTTACTTTTTCAGACGCAACTGATCTATAAACATTAATATACGTATGCTTCAGATAAAGCATCAATATAACAAAAAGGTATATGATTTTCAGTTCTCCCTCCACACTTCAGTGTAGAAGTAAATAATTGTTTTTTAAAGTCTATGTTGTCGTGACTCACGCGAATATAATGCACCTGATATAGCTGGTAAAGCCTTAATTTTTGTCAGAAGATTGATAACTTAAATTGGAAACAGTTGAGCTATGACGCAACTTAATATATTGATTGATATATGTAAAACATTTGCAATGGACTAATAATCTGGATGTGATGAGTGCTTTCATGATCAATGGTCCCTGTCAATCGTCGGCTCCTCTTCGTAGGCAATGGCAATGCCTTTCCTTCCCTCTAATGCTTTCACCACCGGTGTTTCTCCCAGTTTCTGCTCCAGTCCCTGCCAGCTACGACCCGCCAGGTACGTGGCTAAAACAAACGGATGAGGAAATTATGAAAATTGTAACTCAAGAAAAGTTACCACTCAACAGCATCTTTATTAATGGTCTTGCAATCCCAGAGTAGAGTTTaaaccccaacccaacccaacggAGCCTGTCACGATTCTGTGAATTTTGCCTGTTTTTAGATATACATTTATGTTTGTTCTTCCGATATATCGTACCAGCTGTGTTAGCATTGGCCACAGTGAGCGCCTGGTTCCGTAGGACGAGTGAGGAGTCGTGTGAGGAAGACACTGGCTCACTGGACGAGAAGCGGGTCATTCGTAAAGCTCCGGTGATGAGGGAGACATCAGTCTCATCGCCGTCCTCGAGATCGTCAGGGTTCGCCAAGGCCACATGCTTAGATCCACCTACAACAGGTTTTACTATTAGTCTTGATACCTATGGCCTGGTCCCAGAGCTGTTTGtactgtcttgccaactcctgtCTTGATGACATAAACAAATCTGGGACCAGGGTAAAACACCAGGTCTATTCTTGCTCACAACACTTTAATTCAGGAACAAATCAATGTCAATCAGATCCTACCTGGAAGCAGATCGCGGAAGTCTGTGACGTACTCTCCTGACCATTCCCTTTTCTTGTTGCAGGCCACCTCCATTTCAAAGGGGGTCACGACCGGTTTGTAGAACTCACTGGAGTCCAACAGAGAGTTCTCAGGACATGCGATCAGTACATAAATGTCAATCTCAAGAAAGTTAGCCAGTTTGGCCACATTCAGTTTCCCCATGGCAAACATGTAGCTCTTTTTCCCTGCTCTGTGGATGGTTTCTTTCAGCTGTTCGATGATGGTGAGGTAGTTTGCCACGCCAAGTGTACCCACAAGAATGCCCACCACACTGGCATCCTTTGCCCTCTCTATTGCGTAATATCGCTTCATCAAAGCTTTGTTGATACTGATCGACTCAGTCCGACCTGTCATTGTTGCAGGGTCAAAAGAGCAGAAAGAGCAGCGGTTCCAAGTCATCATGAAGTTTGTCATGGTTGCACCTTCATGGCCAATAAAAAACACACTGTAGTCCTCAATGGTCTGTCCAGATTTCAAGACAAACTGCCTTCCGAACTGTCGAACGACTTTATCACCGTTTTGACACTGAGAACTGCTGACATTGTGTTGTCCATGTGTTTCTCCGTGACTGTAGCAAAGTTCTCCGTCCACGTGAAGGGTTGAGGCGGAAATGTTCGGATACTCAGAGGACAGCAGCGCCAGAAGATCGTCTGAGGAGAGACATTATTATGCTATAAACCAGTATTAAGTAAGTTGCTAAAATACGTTGAAACGCATATTTCGTTTTAATATATTTCTAAAACTATGTCGCAAATCAACCTGAGGAAAAAGTATAAATCGCTCACATTCCTTTGTAAGGATATCAAACTAAAAGTTACCCGTCTTAAAAAACATTCACACAATGGGACAAAAGGGACATACATCATTGTGTGAAGCTGAAAGACTTACCATTAATGTGATCATAGTTGACATCGTACAAGAGGATGACGTGACTCTGTCTGTTGGGGTATAGCTCTCTGAAGGAGGAGACACACGTCTCCAGGACCACAGGTTTCCTCTCAAAGACGTACATCAGAGGGAGTCTTCTGGATGGGCTGAGACAAGCCCTTCCGTAGTGTACGATGCAGTCTGCGTCCACATGCTCCGCTGCAACTTCATCTACACAACAACTGGAAATATCAAGAGTATTGACAATAAGGTTATGGTGACGAATGTCAAATGATAAAACAAATAATGGCCAAAATAATGCTTGCAAATAGAACAGAATAAAACTAATTGTCCATCCCGGATGGACATTTTTCTTTGGCATCACCTTCCATTAAAATTATCAAACACATACATTCTCACATCAGacacatttaaaccagtcagtctaTCATGCTGCATACACTAACAACATAGAGGATATTAATACATTCACTCACAAACGACCATTGTCCCAACTGCATTAGATAGACAAGTACATATACCGATACAATTTACTTTGCATCCAACAAATTAATTTTAGAACACGTTCTTCTTGGCCATGGGCATTCTGAAGCGCCGGCCAGAGGGAAGCCTCTTGAACTGAGGGTGTAGTGGGTGGGAGGGGTAGCCAACGACAGCCAGTGTCTTCCTTTTGGTTGCCTTGTGGAACAGAATGCTCAAATGTGCCTGTGGTCGACCAATTACTTTGATGGCTGTGTTTACTATTCTGGTCAGTTTCCTATTGCTCCTCATGCTCAGAAtaccataccagactgtcatattgaacgtGACGATGCGCTCCACCAAGCTGCTGTACACCCACTCCAGAACATTCTGGCTGACCCCAAACCCCAAAAGTCTCATTCAATAAGAAATAAGTTTACATTTTCTATCACTTTCATGTTTTTGATAATAACACAACAATGTTTTCCTACCTGCCATAGGACGTGTCTCCAAGGATGAATAGTTTTGCTTTGGTTCCCTTCTCAACCTCTGCAGCAATTGCTATTGAATCAACCAGCACCTCATCTGGAAATTGCAAGGCAACCTAAAGCACAAATGATTCAcaatttttacacacacacacagacacacacaactgcGTTGTTGAACCCTCATACCTTTTTGAACTGATGATCATTGATGAAATGGCATGTCGCCTTGATCTGATAATGCTCATCTAGATTCCCACAGTGAACATCCTTCTCTGCTGTTACGTCCAGCACGCGCTGAAGAACCAGTTCACTGTTGGTGCTGAATGCATCAGTCATTGTAACATCTAGGAATAGAAAATAACTAGTGGAATTAACATATCCTCCCAAGGACCACACAATCACCGGATGCACTTCGTTGAAATGTAGCAAGAAATAATGCTGCTACAACAGAACATGTCATTTCTGCTGGGTATCTGtgtattattaatgtatgtgTCGATACATGCTACTGTACatcaagctagctagctgcgTGCTAGCTAGCTCGTAAATGATGACCCAACGTGATGTCAAATTAAATATTTTAGAGAGGTGACCCAGGCATAGACAGTACTGGATGCAAGTTTTCTCATAAAGACATGACCACCAGAATAAAGTATTCGTCAATAATTCAGATAACAAATTATATCTGACAGGCTAAGCTTACGGGTGTAGACGCGTGTAAACACACGTGTAGGACGACTGGAAATTACTTCCGGGTTGTTTCCGTCACATTTCACAATAAAGGCCCCGTGTGCAAAGATTATTATTCCTTCGGGAtagtaaatctttttttttttttttaacaaatctgATATGGGcaaaattatattttatatactTAAGTAATACTTAAGTGATGCTTTCCTTCAAACAGTTTTGCAATATCTTGTCATTATACACATCCATTGGACTGTACAGAAATTGAATGTGTGTTCAATGACTCACCAGACTCCCCTAGTATTTAAAACAACTGAGTTAGAATATGGAGCTGCATCATATCAAGTTTATTTACTGTGAATACATAGCCGTAAATGCACACTTTGGACAGCATTGCAAATATATCAATGGATTTCTACAGCATACTCAAACACAAAATACACAGGTTTCTTTCTGAATGAAAGGAAAGCATTAACATAAATTGCAATATGTTAATATCTGTTGTCACATCCTATTATAAATGACATTTCATTCATTTTGTAGGGTACTCTGTAATATGAAAAGACACCAGGCAAATTATAAATACAGGAGATAGTTGGACAGTGCAGCTTTCCCCATTTCATGGTTTGGTCCTCAAACTAGAAATGTCAATGTCAATACACATCCAAGCATGTTCTCTGCCAGCTTTTCATGTCATTGGTCAGTGGTTGTTTGGTCCTATAGTGATTGACTTTTATCAAACACAAAATGGTGGCGGTGGTCAACTCATGACCCTTTGTCCAAATGGGTTCTTTTTGAGCTGCAGTGGTACAGATGACCAGCTCTTCCACAACATTCAGGTGTCACATGCAGACGCGATAGAATCCATGAACCACAGTGAAACAAATGAAGACTGAACCTGAAAGACATGGGGGGAGTCCATCGGTCAGAACTTGTTTATGGCCTATGGCCAAAAGTGACGTTTAGTAGACCAAAATCAGAGTTAGACAATTAGTAGGAGTGAGGAAATATCAGTAGTTACAGCTGATATCCAAGGACCACCGTATCATTATCCAGAATTTATATTATTGCGCTTTCCATGTGTATTTTTATTAAGCAGATGAGAAAAGACAATTATCCATGGATACAATTAtgcaggggtgcaactttcaccGGGGACGTGGGGGGACATATTCCCCCTACATTGTGAAATTGCAttccagttttatcattggattGTGATACAAAAAGAGGCAGatgtgtgctttaggaccatgcggatgcCTCTGAGCGGTCAGGTAGGCTATTTGGAGTGGTTATCAGaaaaaattaataataatatCCCTCCCACTGCCAAAGCCTTCTTTTCTGCAAGGTATTTATTTCATGGTGTCAAGTTTGTGAAATTCAATGATGATTTTCAGTCCTGCCACTTCAAATGACGATCTTGCTCAGCATTCTATAACAGGCAGACTCGGCTATTAGTCACATAAACCACATATATGTTTCTGATCATAAGAcataaataacaaataaatagtGAAAAGATGGGTGCTACACATGTATGGTGAATGAAGCATACTTTAAGAGCTCTAAAGTGGAATGGTTCGATCATGATGCACAGTACACTGACCATTTCCATAAACTCTGTCTGATTTCCCAGAAGTCTCTTCTCATTCTCTGCtttctaaaagtaaaataaataatcTATCAGAGGCGAAAGTCATTCATTCATAAACCACTTTAATTTCCATATGTACTAGAAAGCTAAGTGGTTGTTTCTTGGGTTTTAGGAATGTGACTGGAAAAAGTGCCCCAGGTCTTGACAAAGAACACATTAAACTGATTGAAAGGTAAAGGGTGATATCGGCAAATAACCTCTCtcccgagatggcatagcagttcagacgtcttttgtcctcgtcttgtcgtgtcctgtatatatatatatttacaactttttttcacatacattttatttttattttccatcaactcatcttcaaaacactctcctgcaacccgcctcaccaatttatatttataaataagtattatttacctcaaatctgcaattcctccaagaagctagccagaaactaaccagaagctagccaggagctagccagtattcacatcctaccatacctttgtctgtacattataccttgatgctattttatcacccccagaaacctccttttactctgttccagacgttctagacgaccaattcttattgcttttagccgtacccttattcttctcctcctatattcctctggtgatgtagaggtgaatccaggccctgcagtgcctagctccactcctattccccaggcgctctcttttgatgacttctgtaactgtaatagccttggtttcatgcatgtttaacattagaagcctcctccctaagtttgttctattcactgctttagcacactctgccaacccggatgttctagctgtgtctgaatcctggcttaggaagaccaccaaaaattctgaaattttaattccaaattacaacattttcagacaagatagaactgccaaagggggcggtgttgcaatctactacaaagatagcctgcagagttctgtcctactatccaggtctgtacccaaacaatttgaatttctacttttaaaaatccacctctctaaaaacaagtctctcaccgttgccgcctgctatagaccaccttctgcccccagctgtgctctggacaccatatgtgaactgattgccccccatctatcttcagagctcgtgctgctaggcgacctaaactggaacatgcttaacaccccagccatcctacaatctaaacttgatgccctcaatctcacacaaattatcaatgaacctaccaggtacccccccaaagccttaaacacgggcaccctcatagatatcatcctaaccaacttcccctctaaatacacctctgctgtcttcaaccaagatctcagcgatcactgcctcattgcctgcatccgtaataggtcagcggtcaaacgacctccactcatcactgtaaaatgctccctgaaacacttcagcgagcaggcctttctaatcgacctggccggggtatcctggaaggatattgatctcatcccgtcagtagaggatgcctggatattttttttaaatgccttcctaaccatcttaaataaacatgccccattcaagaaatgtagaaccaggaacagatatagcccttggttctccccagacctgactgcccttaaccaacacaaaaacatcctatggcgttatgcattagcatcgaacagcccctgtgatatgcagctgttcagggaagctagaaaccgttatacacaggcagttatgaaagccaaggctagctttttcaagcagacatttgcttcctgcaacactaactcaaaaaagttctg
This window of the Oncorhynchus keta strain PuntledgeMale-10-30-2019 chromosome 4, Oket_V2, whole genome shotgun sequence genome carries:
- the dph2 gene encoding 2-(3-amino-3-carboxypropyl)histidine synthase subunit 2, whose translation is MTDAFSTNSELVLQRVLDVTAEKDVHCGNLDEHYQIKATCHFINDHQFKKVALQFPDEVLVDSIAIAAEVEKGTKAKLFILGDTSYGSCCVDEVAAEHVDADCIVHYGRACLSPSRRLPLMYVFERKPVVLETCVSSFRELYPNRQSHVILLYDVNYDHINDDLLALLSSEYPNISASTLHVDGELCYSHGETHGQHNVSSSQCQNGDKVVRQFGRQFVLKSGQTIEDYSVFFIGHEGATMTNFMMTWNRCSFCSFDPATMTGRTESISINKALMKRYYAIERAKDASVVGILVGTLGVANYLTIIEQLKETIHRAGKKSYMFAMGKLNVAKLANFLEIDIYVLIACPENSLLDSSEFYKPVVTPFEMEVACNKKREWSGEYVTDFRDLLPGGSKHVALANPDDLEDGDETDVSLITGALRMTRFSSSEPVSSSHDSSLVLRNQALTVANANTAATYLAGRSWQGLEQKLGETPVVKALEGRKGIAIAYEEEPTIDRDH